One region of Gemmatimonadota bacterium genomic DNA includes:
- a CDS encoding iron-sulfur cluster assembly scaffold protein — MYSSTVMDHFHSPRNVGDLPDADGVGNAGNPISGNTIALYLRIADGTVTDAKFRTFGCAASIAASSMVTEWVIGRTTEEAASIENHTIAEALGGLPPTKMHCSTMAADGVRTAIEDYRSRHGTGRKD, encoded by the coding sequence ATGTACTCATCCACCGTAATGGATCACTTTCACTCGCCCCGCAACGTGGGGGATCTTCCCGACGCGGACGGCGTGGGCAACGCCGGAAACCCCATCAGTGGGAACACTATTGCACTGTACTTGAGGATCGCGGACGGGACCGTAACGGACGCGAAGTTCAGGACCTTCGGCTGCGCGGCGTCTATCGCGGCGAGCAGCATGGTCACCGAATGGGTGATCGGCAGGACGACCGAAGAGGCCGCGTCCATCGAAAACCATACGATCGCGGAGGCCCTGGGCGGCCTTCCGCCTACCAAGATGCACTGCTCCACCATGGCCGCTGACGGCGTGCGGACGGCGATCGAGGATTACCGGTCCCGTCACGGCACGGGCCGGAAAGACTGA